The Rhopalosiphum maidis isolate BTI-1 chromosome 1, ASM367621v3, whole genome shotgun sequence genome has a segment encoding these proteins:
- the LOC113561107 gene encoding TAR DNA-binding protein 43-like isoform X1 yields the protein MENIEKYIPVCECEGEDFMEIPLESDGTLSTATLSAYFPGVTGLKFRLDSYSPYRALRLYDGKFHAPEGSWAGHKFYCVHPKGDKRKLEETDCKPSKGYHSMSCTDLIVLGLPYQLSETQMREYFVQFGKLVMVQIKRDASGNSKGFGFIRYEDYSSQAKALGQRHYVNNRWVEVKIPASKEGYYSKVPHKIFVGRLTEDISEPDLSKYFSQYGEITDVFIPKPFRAFGFVTFNDASVAQSLCDEDHIVKGVSLHISEANPKSDQNRDKQVSNQQQYMSSVLTNGMLAAALNQVAYQTQPIPYQTHRTYGKVQDWKRRDHTNSEPSNAISLFI from the exons aTGGAAAACATAGAAAAGTATATTCCGGTGTGTGAATGCGAAGGCGAAGATTTTATGGAGATACCGTTGGAAAGTGACGGTACTCTTTCAACAGCTACACTGAGCGCATATTTTCCCGGAGTCACAGGTCTCAAGTTCCGTCTCGATTCGTATTCACCGTACAGAGCACTTAGACTGTACGACGGTAAATTCCACGCTCCAGAAGGCAGTTGGGCTGGTCATAAATTCTATTGTGTCCATCCTAAGG GCGATAAGAGAAAACTTGAAGAGACTGACTGCAAACCGTCTAAAGGTTACCATAGTATGAGTTGTACGGATCTAATTGTTCTTGGTTTACCCTATCAACTATCAGAAACTCAAATGCgagaatattttgtacaatttggAAAACTAGTCATGGTTCAG ATAAAGCGAGATGCATCTGGAAATTCTAAAGGATTTGGTTTTATTCGATATGAAGATTATAGTTCTCAGGCAAAAGCCCTTGGACAGCgacattatgttaataatcgATGGGTTGAAGTCAAAATACCTGcctcaaaa gaaGGATATTATTCTAAAGTACCCCACAAGATATTTGTAGGCCGCCTTACTGAAGATATTAGTGAACCAGATTTAAGCAAATATTTCTCTCAGTATGGCGAAATCACTGATGTATTCATACCAAAACCATTTAGAGCCTTTGGTTTTGTTACCTTTAACGATGCCTCTGTAGCACAAAGCCTCTGTGATGAAGATCATATTGTTAAAGGAGTATCCCTCCATATATCTGAAGCAAATCCTAAGTCTGACCAAAACAGG GATAAACAAGTTAGTAACCAACAACAATATATGAGCAGTGTTCTAACAAACGGAATGCTAGCTGCTGCACTTAACCAAGTTGCATATCAAACACAACCAATTCCTTACCAAACCCATCGTACGTATGGAAAAGTACAAGACTGGAAACGCCGGG
- the LOC113548508 gene encoding proteasome subunit alpha type-1, whose protein sequence is MFRNQYDSDVTVWSPQGRLHQVEYAMEAVKLGSAVVALKNKTHAAIVALKRAPNELSAYQKKIIPVDDHIGFSFSGLLADARILSKYMRSECSSHQFAHGDNLPVNRLMIKVSNRMQLCTQRYDKRPYGVGLLVAGYDDNGPHIYQTCPSANYTNCKAMAIGSRSQSARTYLERNLEAFKEASLEELLKHGMRALRDTLPNDVNLTSKNVSIAVVGKDHLFEIYDEEKTQEKLSLIEGEERRAPVPTTDSSSGGSQPPQDGPDAPPSDSVPAVAMETE, encoded by the exons ATG TTTCGTAATCAGTATGATAGTGATGTTACCGTATGGAGTCCCCAAGGCCGCTTGCATCAAGTGGAATATGCTATGGAAGCTGTAAAATTAGGTTCAGCAGTAGTTGCATTAAAGAACAAAACACACGCTGCTATTGTTGCTCTCAAGCGTGCACCAAATGAACTGTCagcttatcaaaaaaaaattattcctgTAGACGATCATATTGGATTTTCATTTTCTGGTTTATTGGCTGATGCTCGCATTCTTAG cAAGTATATGAGATCAGAATGTTCTTCACATCAATTTGCACATGGAGATAATCTTCCTGTAAATAGATTAATGATCAAAGTTAGTAACAGAATGCAATTGTGCACACAACGGTATGATAAACGCCCATATGGAGTTGGTTTACTTGTAGCTGGTTATGAT gaTAATGGTCCTCATATTTACCAAACATGTCCTTCTGCAAACTACACAAATTGTAAAGCTATGGCTATAGGCTCACGATCACAGAGTGCTCGTACATACCTTGAAAGAAACTTAGAAGCATTTAAGGAAGCAAGTTTGGAGGAATTATTGAAACATGGTATGAGAGCTTTGAGAGATACTCTGCCCAATGATGTCAATCTAACTTCaaag aatgtTTCAATTGCTGTTGTGGGCAAAGATCATTTATTTGAGATTTATGACGAAGAAAAAACtcaagaaaaattatcattaattgagGGTGAGGAAAGAAGAGCTCCAGTTCCAACAACCGATTCATCAAGTGGTGGATCTCAGCCACCACAAGACGGACCTGATGCCCCTCCAAGTGATTCTGTGCCAGCAGTTGCAATGGaaacagaataa
- the LOC113561107 gene encoding TAR DNA-binding protein 43-like isoform X2 has translation MENIEKYIPVCECEGEDFMEIPLESDGTLSTATLSAYFPGVTGLKFRLDSYSPYRALRLYDGKFHAPEGSWAGHKFYCVHPKGDKRKLEETDCKPSKGYHSMSCTDLIVLGLPYQLSETQMREYFVQFGKLVMVQIKRDASGNSKGFGFIRYEDYSSQAKALGQRHYVNNRWVEVKIPASKEGYYSKVPHKIFVGRLTEDISEPDLSKYFSQYGEITDVFIPKPFRAFGFVTFNDASVAQSLCDEDHIVKGVSLHISEANPKSDQNR, from the exons aTGGAAAACATAGAAAAGTATATTCCGGTGTGTGAATGCGAAGGCGAAGATTTTATGGAGATACCGTTGGAAAGTGACGGTACTCTTTCAACAGCTACACTGAGCGCATATTTTCCCGGAGTCACAGGTCTCAAGTTCCGTCTCGATTCGTATTCACCGTACAGAGCACTTAGACTGTACGACGGTAAATTCCACGCTCCAGAAGGCAGTTGGGCTGGTCATAAATTCTATTGTGTCCATCCTAAGG GCGATAAGAGAAAACTTGAAGAGACTGACTGCAAACCGTCTAAAGGTTACCATAGTATGAGTTGTACGGATCTAATTGTTCTTGGTTTACCCTATCAACTATCAGAAACTCAAATGCgagaatattttgtacaatttggAAAACTAGTCATGGTTCAG ATAAAGCGAGATGCATCTGGAAATTCTAAAGGATTTGGTTTTATTCGATATGAAGATTATAGTTCTCAGGCAAAAGCCCTTGGACAGCgacattatgttaataatcgATGGGTTGAAGTCAAAATACCTGcctcaaaa gaaGGATATTATTCTAAAGTACCCCACAAGATATTTGTAGGCCGCCTTACTGAAGATATTAGTGAACCAGATTTAAGCAAATATTTCTCTCAGTATGGCGAAATCACTGATGTATTCATACCAAAACCATTTAGAGCCTTTGGTTTTGTTACCTTTAACGATGCCTCTGTAGCACAAAGCCTCTGTGATGAAGATCATATTGTTAAAGGAGTATCCCTCCATATATCTGAAGCAAATCCTAAGTCTGACCAAAACAGG TAA